A region of the Gadus morhua chromosome 1, gadMor3.0, whole genome shotgun sequence genome:
aagtaaaaataaaaaagaaagcgAGGATTTGAGATGATTGGATGGGAAATATTACTAGAGAATATAGTGAAAAAGGCCTAGCACTCCACTCATAATGTTACTTGTGTATAACTTTTTTTAAAATGAGAGCTCTGGTACCCACGAAATGCTGTAATGTTCAGAATGCATGCACATTGAACAATCGTACATGACTTATCGATCGCAGGGACAGGATATGGCTGATAAAAGGATATTTCGCATCCAGGGTGTATGAGTTGATTTCTGTATTTAACACTAGGTGGCGCAAGATACCGACATTTACCACTGCGTGTCCGTCCGTGCTGTGTGAACAAATACATCACGCTCGATATGCACTTTATATAATTTGCATGTATTGCATAATGACctataaattatttttttatttgttgttttattttctgaCGTATGTTGTTCTCAAGTGTTTTCCAAAGTCGATATTCATCACGTGTCTCAAAACAACTTTCCAGCTAATAATTGCTAATATACTCTAATAGCCTCTCCATTAAAACACCATATGCTGTTGAACAATCTTTCACACTATGGAGTGTAATGTTTTTGTGTTAAGTTTAAATTCTGCAACACAACCGGTTTACACCTTGGACTGTTTGCGGCAAATAATTTGCATTTGCCGCATTTGGTTGGGAAACATTTTTGCATTTTGACACGTGGACCTAGCTTGGTCAGCTATTGATCTAAAACATATTCACAAGTCATCTGAATGAAATACAAGTTTCACCTTCTCAAAGGGAGACTAGGGAATATATAACATATTATTTTAGTTTAGGAGGACAATCAAGTTCCATTTGAACATAGTGTAGACTCTATACTATGTTCAAATGGAACTTGATCGTCCTCCAATACTAGAGGGTTAGAGAGGGTATAGGTATACCTGAGTGGAATTATAAcagcagaaagaaagaaaacagaacaATCACTTCTTTAACCTTTTCTGCTGTGCTGAATCTTGGCCCTGACCAATGTTTTCCATTGACACCTCCCTTTATTAAATATTACATAAATGTATGGAGATAAGGTACTGTGGTATTTCACTGGGGGCAAAACGATTAGATAAGTTTTTGCAATTCTGCTGTATGTTCAAATCTTAACACATATCCAATGAAAGCAGTTTGCATTATTTTCTCTTTTAAATTTGCCTTTTGGTTTCTGTCAACTAAACATGTTTGATTAAAGTTTAATTTAACGGTCAGCAGTTGTATTACACATTCAGATTATTTGATGTTAACCAGTAGCCTATTGGTGtgtaatatttatattaatataatatgatCTAATGGAAAGCTTTCCTTTACGTCATGTGTTAACTATATATTTTAATGAAAACACTGTTGAGAAAAGTTTAGAAATTGGAGTattattgtaaaaaaacaaaaacagacatgTACTTACTTAGGTCTGTAGAAAACCAAATAATTGAAGAAAACAATATTGTGGTGTACATAGGAACGGTCAATCCCTAATCTAGTTTTGAGTGCTGTTACACCCTTCACAAGGTCATCCTGTTGCCCACCTCGCACAGAACAATCCAACACATGAAGTACCAATACTATAAAAATACTGAAAGGTCATATTATACTTTAATCCTGAGCAGGACTAATCAATACAAAACAGTGATATGTAGTTGGGCAGTGTCATGAAGATACATAATATGAATGCCTTGTAATAACTGAAACCACATCAAGTCATTCCACAACCTATCCATCAATCTATTAATTTGAGTAAAATTCATGAGTCATAAAGATGTGTGAGCTTGATAAGTAATCACACACTGCTCCGTGCATGCAACTTGCTTGATAGTCTGTAGTGAACTTATCTTTAGCAAATAAACTCTTTCTTGAAAACAAACCATTGGAGTAGGTTTATGTAAAGTTTGAGGGTATAAAAGCATGGCCTCCCCGGGACAGACCAGTACGAGGCAATCATGGGTAAACTACTGGTTGTGGCGGGTGAGTTTATTTCCCTGTATAAGGGATAGCCTACTTTTTATTATAGTATAATAAAGACGACTGTCAAGAGTTTTTGATGATTTTAAAGTTATTACATAAATGATGAATGTGATAAAAGAAagttttttctgtctttctttggaTTAACGATACTTCTCCTTTCACAGCTCTGGCCCTCTTGTTCAATGCACAGCTTGGTAAGAACTCTCAgtaacctatatatatatatatatatatatatatatacggtataTCACTCAATTAACAGTAGACTAAGACTGACCTAAATTATATTTGATGTAATTTGAGTATTGTATTACATGCATATGAACCTTCGATTTGCCTTTGATGAGACCTTGAGAATTTCTTTGAAACTGCAAATTGGTCTTCTATCACAGGATCTGCCTTCAAGCTGTCATGTTACTTCACCAACTGGGCTCagtacagacccccccccaccatctacATGCCCACCAACATTGACCCCTGCCTGTGCACCCATCTCCTGTACGCCTTCGCCACGATGAAGAACAACATGCTGGCCACCTACGAGTGGAACGACGTGGAGCTGTACAGCCAGTTCAACGGATTGAAGAACCAGTGAGTCAGAACCACCGAGTCTGAGCGGTTTCTTCCTCCAACCCTGTGGGATTTAATTTCTTGTTTCAATGGATGAGAATTATGAAGGGAAATCATCAGGTCTTAAACCACTTTCTTCTTCCAGGAACGGCGAGTTGAAGACTCTTCTGTCTGTGGGCGGATGGAACTTCGGATCTGCAGGGTAAAGCTGTTTGATCTTCATAATTCCTTTAAAGTTACTATTTCCATACTAGACTATTTTTTGTGCTAACACAAACCCTTTTCAAAAAAAGCTTCTCAGCCATGGTGGCCAGTCCAACCAATCGCCAAACCTTTATCAACTCTGTTGTGGTGTTCCTGAGGAAGTATGAGTTTGACGGGCTTGACATCGACTGGGAGTACCCAGCCCTCAGAGGAAGCCCCCCAGAGGACAAGCACTACTATTCGGTTCTGCTTCAAGTGAGTCGTCCGTCTCTTGCAGGTCGCCTGTGTTTCGAAGGTGCTTGGGACTCATTTGATCAACGCCTCTTTTTGATCCTCTAATTTTTTGATACTGCAAATCAAACGAAATGCCCTGTTGGTCAAAGCAGTGAGATGAACACGACAACATGGCCTCCTGTTTGGCCCTCGGGCATCTGACggcccctgtcctcctcccacAGGAGATGAGAGCTGCCTTTGAGGCCGAGGCCAAGAAGACCAGCAgggcccgtctcctcctctccgccgCCGTGGCTGCCGGCCAGGGCAACATCGAAACTGCCTATGAAATCCCGGCTCTTGGCCAGTAAGTTCAACTTATTAAACAGGTGTAAGATACATAGATAGCGGTAACAAAAAAACGCGATTTTAACACAGCCGTAAACGCCATTTGATCTCCTTTTCTCCTGGTGGGAGATACAATTCCAAATTGTATTCTTCGTTGTCGGGCGGTCGAACAGTTGCCTCAAACCTCATGACTTCTTTGCCGAGCAGGGCCCTGGATATGATCAACGTCATGACCTACGACTTCCATGGCTCCTGGGACCCCATGACCGGAGAGGTCAGTCCCCTGTTCAAGGGCCCCGAGGACCACGGTGGATTCATCTACTTCAACGTCGTAAGTCAAGACAGACTCGCCAAATACTCCTGTGATTCCTAACATGGACCCAACAGGATGGATTAACTGTCCTGCACAACAtgcacaatataaaaaaaagaaggccTCAAAACATCGGTTTTGCAAAGCGTAGCTCCTAAACTGAGCTATCGCCCTGCTTTTGTTCCAGGACTACGCCATGAACTACTGGAAGGACAACGGAGCCCCCGCTGACAAGCTGATGGTCGGATTCCCCACCTATGGCAACACCTTTACCCTGCGTAACCCTGCCAACCACGGTGTTGGGGCCCCCACTGCCGGAGCTGGAACCCCTGGAAAGTACACACAAGAGGCCGGAGAGCTGGCTTACTTTGAGGTACTGCTGAAGACATTATAACAAAGTGTTGTAACGTATCCTGATGCCCTGTCATGCAAGCGGACTTGATATCAGTTgtttttgtgtcggttttcctTGCTATACTTCACGTAACATGTGTTTCAAACAGGAATACATGAGGATGAGTGATTATGTATGAATTGACCATTTTCTTTCATTATCTTCCAGATCTGTGACTTCCTGAAAGGAGGGACTGAGGTGTGGAACGCGGTCCAGGATGTGCCCTATGCCTACAAAGGAAACCAGTGGGTGGGCTATGACAACATGAAGAGCTTCCAGATTAAGGTAGGCAGGACGCTGTTCCTTCCAATTATAATCAGTGTCTTCTTGATGAAAAGCAAATGCTGCAGATTTAATGTTGTCCATTCCTGACAGGAACAATAGCTAATAGGTGAACTCTCACGTTCCTTATGGATGTCCTCCTTAAATGATAGGGGTTAAATGAAGCAAAGTCTCCATCTTTCAACATGGAAGTGCAGACATAAACGCCATGTTTTTTGATTATGGGTCTAAGAACTGGTCATCACCTACTTGTGGCTGTCTTTAGGTTGACTGGGTGAAGAAGAACAACTTTGCCGGAGCCATGGTCTGGACCCTTGACATGGACGACTATTCTGGAACCTTCTGCAACCAGGGGAAATACCCCCTCATCAACGTGCTGAAGAAGGGCCTCGGCCTGGAGTCcgcatgtgagtgcatgtgaaGGTTGTGTGTGGTTATGCGCTCAAAAATACAATGCAAAGCAATGACCACTTTTGTATTGGGCTGTAGCTACGGCCTACATTGTAATATGTCTCTATGCATCTGTCTGCAGCTTGCACTGCCCCTGCGACTCCCCTGCCACCTATCAAAGGTGTGACCAGTGACGGTGGAAGCAGCTCCGGTGGGGGAAGCAGCTCCGGTGGGGGAAGCAGCTCCGGTGGGGGAAGCAGCTCCGGTGGGGGAAGCAGCTCCGGTGGCGGCTCTGACCCTGGAACCAAGGGCATGAGCGCCACCTTCTGCGTGGGCAAGGGCAACGGAATGTTCCCAGACCCAACCAACAAGAACCAGTTCTACCAGTGCAGCATGGGCAAGACATACTTCCAGCACTGTACCAATGGGCTGGTCTTTGACACCTCCTGCAGTTGCTGCAACTGGGCCTAGAGCGACCCTGCGGTCAAACGTTGACAAGCTACAGCTGTTCCAAGGCAGAGAGGATCATGGTCTTACGGGTGTGAGgtctctgatgtgtgtgtgtgtgtgtgattctgaaTTTAATCAGGTTTCTGTCACATCGGTTTGATGACTTTGTAAAACGCTGACCCTTTCACCTTGAACACGTTAGTTCGGAAACAAATAAAAACCTAAGACTGCATATGTTGCATTTTTGGTCTTTCATCATGGATTTGTGTACACAATACAATAGTAACAGTACACTTattcatcatatatatatatgaaaaaccTTATTTTAGATGACCATTAACTACTTGGTCAGTTTATATTAACTCTCTGTCGCAACCACAGGGTCAAGACAACACATTGCACCTATATAGGAAAGCAAGATAGGACATGCACTCATTTGTGTACTTGTAATGTTAATAAAATGGGATTCAGTTCCTTTGTTAATGGAGTTCATGAGCAACAACATTTTAATTGGAAAACTTGACTGTGAAACATAAACAGTGTTATCTTGGTGCTTGACATCTTTTTACATAAAACAAACCAGATTCGAGAGGGTTTTGGTGGGTCAGTAGAGAAAAACTGCATATATTTCCCAAAGCGTTGCTCTCTCTGGATGAACCAAAACAGCCCTGAGGATTCTTAGTTTTGGTTGGTTTGTTATGCATACAGTTAAAGTTTTAAACGTATTCACAGTAGCACACACTCTGTAATGCTGTAGCCTAGGCATTTCAATTCTAGACAAAAAACATGTACTTTCTAGGCTAAGACTCAGTACACGCTTAGTCGTACATAATCCTAACAAAACTGGATCATAATAAAATGTGGCAAACACATCTTTGTACACAAATGTCTcacattaagaaaataaaatgcaatagTGTTTGCAATCTTGTGAGTAATTCTTTACAAACATCTTAACGATCATTCATTCAAACCAAACAATAGCGAGAGACATGCACTTACAAACTAAAACATTATACTTCACATAATGTCAATGCTGCAACAGGATCATTAAAGAGCAGGGAGTGCTTTGACATCCTGAGAACAAATATGTAATTTTCCCTTCCGGCCCAAAATGACCAGCCAGAACAGCCCAGTGGCCCTCAGCTGCCCTCTGCCCCCGTCTGCTCTGCGCCGACGGCTCCGTTCTGCCTCGccaccgtcacctccaccaTGGTGCTCTTCTTCGCCGTTCCTGTTGAGTTTAGGGAGAAAACGGAAGGAGTATTTGAACAGGGTTGGGTTATCACATTTCAAATTCGGCGTGAGCGGCGAGGAAGAACGTACCTGTGAGGTAGTTTCTGTGCATCCGATTGAAGAACATGAGGCCCATGAAGGCCATGAAGCCCAGGCAGGCCACGACCAACCCAATCACCAGGAAGCTGTAGCTGCCCTGGGACTCTATAATCTGTGGGGTGTAGGGTACATGGAAACGTTCAAACCACCTGACGTAGCCTACCTCTTTCAACGCATATACCCATCTATATAGACctgcttttttattaaatatgaaGTAAGTACTCCAGCATTACCGTGCCAACCAACAGCGTCATCACCATCTCTCCCATCCCAGCGCTCGTGACCAGGACAGTTGTTGCACATCCTGAAAGCAGAAGAAGACCAACTCTTAGTTCTTGATTGTCATTCTTTAAAATAACGATGCAAAGGACATCTGCAGTTTTGCTCCACCTTGGTAGTCCAGAACGTCTTCAGTAAAGGCCAGCATGCAAGGGAATATACTGCTGAGGAAGAGACCACAAAAACCGGTCCCAACGAACAGGAAGATTTTGTTGGTGTAGAAGATTAACAGCATCAGGACGGTCACGATGACGCCCACCTGGGAtcggagacacagagagaatggTCTGGTGAAACAAAGCCAAGGTGAACTCAAGACTGATATTCTACAGAGTTTCCCAACATTGGTTGGCTCTTCTGGTATGCATAGGTCAGTCATGGGACACACTGTAGATATTTGATGGAGCCTCCAAAAATCCTATTTGAAAAGCTTAAATTACATACAAACAGACTAATGGTTAAGACTAGTCTGGTCCACCAAACAGGAGTGGCATGATTTGCATCGCTCCGTTCACTTGGACATTGGTGTTATGATATGTCCACAGGGTTTAAACAATATGTGGGGGACACAGATGCAGAACTAAAGAAATGGGGCCCGGGGACAGACCCCTAGAGAGGGTTTGGGAATGGCTGTAGTGGAGGATCATCCATAGACTCAGTTGTGGTGGTAGTGACGGCACCGATACAGCGTGCAGCCCAGAGGGCCGGTATCGGCGGCGTCATTACCAGGTTAACCAGGAGCAGCTTCACAGGCTTGAAGCGGTAGTTGAGTGGGATGGACACCAGGCGGCCCACGGTGATGGCGGCCCAGAATATGCTGGCCAGGTAGCCAGCCGTCTTGTGGGGCAGCGACATGGGTTCCTCCACGGCGTACGTGTACACAAATCCAGCGTAGGCCCCCTGCAACACAGAGCCGGGAACCCTGTTCAACCCTCTCTAATATTGGTGTTCATGTCTGAATGGAAATGATTTAACATGGCATCGTCGCCGTGCTATGACTGTCATAATATATTTGATTTTAGCATGATTGTGATATCATTATGACGTACGGTATTGCTAATGAATGGTAGAGGTACATTGGAGACGTTCAGACTATGGATTGTCGTGATGCTGCGAATTTGTGCAGTGTTGTgtcgcagcagcagcacagtgtAACGTTACGGTCACTTTATGCTCTGCAATTTGGAGACGTCTTCATTTGGTGAAACTCCTTCCACACAAGTTAAAATGACAACTAAACAACCGTCAATACCCACCGTACGGAGGTTCTTTTATACAGCCCATTGAATCGAAATGGCCTCGTGGGGTGGCCGGAGGGTTTAggtcacataaacacacgcggCCTATTACTGTTGTGATTTAGAAGAGCCCCCCGAGATCTACACTGAGACGTTGTACTCAAAGTCTGTCTAAAACAAACATGGCAATAAGATCCGCTCCTATTGTGTTGGTTTTAAAGATTCTCGTCCTCCCTGCTGTCTGCCATGACATGTATTGATCCTATCAGCCCTGGTCATTCTGCGGCCGGTATTAAACGCGTCATTCCATCAATAAGAGGGTGGGACGTCAGTAGGGGGAGGCAGGGACGGAGAAAGTTTGGTTCATTTGGGAGGGTCTGTTGGAGTGCCTATTTACTATCAGCACAGACAGAACTTTGCGCACCGCAGTGTTAAAATATTACTGGTGCCGTTAACTCACCACAATGCCATCGGTCATGAAGAGCACCAGCCCCCCCATGATATGAATCATGAAGAAGGACACGGGCAGCCCACGTAGGTTATCATTCTGACAGCAGCTAAAGATACTGCCGTGACCTTTAACAGAACACAAACATTATAGAACAAATAACCAAATGCACAAAATGGATGATGCATTTTCCTGAAAACAACAATATGACAACTGCTATGAATACAAATACCAGGATAACTACTTCTGtaaaaatgcaaacataaaaAATGATGCAAACAATATGAAGAGTACAAATAATACCTTGATTAAGAATACTAGAATAAGAATATTATGATAATAACCATCACAATAGTTGCACCCATTTATCTGAGCAGGTGTCTTCTTGGCTTTGGGTGTGTGGATGAGGGCTGGTTGAAGCCACCTCACCTGGCCCAGCCTGATTGACcactggggctgggggaggctgcacacctgttgcccattgagtaatcagtgtgcgcaggttaaaccagccgtcaccacacacactcgggCACCAGGCCTAGGTGGACCTTGTTACATGGGCATTAACACCAGTGGTTGTGTACTCATTGATGCACCTGCTCTTCTGCTGTACCATTAACTCCAGCATGGAGATCCATTGACTATCGTCTTTCTCGGTAGTCAATCAGTTATTTGGGCCCCTCACCTCCAGCCTCCggtgtctctgtgtccccctGCTGGTGCTCCAATGCCAGTTCATCTTTGTCCATCAGGCTAGGGCTGCTGGGGCTGCAGGGGAACAGCCTCTCTCGGTACATCAGGAACAGAACGGCCAGGGGAACGGGCAGCTGGGGGGTATGTTAGCACAACGTCACCATGGAGCCAGCTGTGTGGGGTTTGTTCAGGTACGCAAAACACACTTAAATCAAATCATTGAATGTCTCCTCTTCTAAATACGACCGAGGAATAGGGATTTGTTCATCATTATTATTGACCACTACCAGTGTTCAATTATGGTATGTACGAAAAGTAAAAACACTACAAAATACAATCCTAGCAGAACCATATTCTACTGTCATATTTCATAAATGCCAGGGGTCATATACTGAGCAACGACTCACATTAATTATGGACATGATCCAGAAGGCGTAGTGCACGATGGACTCCTCCCCGTGGGGCCCTTCGGGGGCCCCGATGCTCTCGTTGAAGCTGTGCGAGGCCATGGGGCTGTTCCTCAGCATGTTCCTGTGGTGGTGAATCATCGCCTGGGTGGCGTTGCCCGTGTGGTTTCCACAGCCGCTCTCCGAGAGGAAGGGGTCCGCTATCAGGGGGCTCACCAGGGCCCCGAAACCGATGAAGAAGTGAAGCgcctggagaaggaggaggacgaaaCAGTGGAGATTGttattgatgatgatgatgataataagcGCTTTTCTACTCAAAGAACATTGAAATTATCTaaaaactagtgctgtcaagcgattaaaatatttaatcccgattaatcgcattaatgtcatagttccctcgcgattaatcgcacatTTTTTCTACtataaatatcccttgatttcgtgctgctagccttttagtatgatcagagtgttgagaaggagagtaataaaatatatttggtaagatgATTATAAGAAGAgggacccgcagtgaattcaacccggtccacttgacatcgggtaggtgcatgacagtggtaggcctaccgtaaaacatttattatttaaaccagtatgaatattcctaccgtacgtaggcctatacacattaccaggctatcgaataacacccccacacacacacacacacacacacacacacacacacacacacacacacacacacacacacacacacacacacacacacacacacacggtggcggagtggtaatcgggagagtctggagaattcccggtgggccgttaacgtttcggggctgtcgggctgactactgcgggataacaagattgcgtttataaaagttccttgcagcgccgtccggcagcctgagctgtgcgcccgcaacTTCACACTCACTCAACAGCCGCAACAttcacaaactgtcaacgtcgcaaccaagtccattttgtctagagggaagtaactgagcggcccctcccgaagtggtacagcacagatgggccttgaactgcgattggtcagaaagacgtaacagctaatgacaacattgaactctcgtgcaggctcgaacagagtgacacacaaacacacacacacaaacacgcgatAAATTAAAGCTGTtcaaattggtttgcgttaataacagtttaaactgacagcactgcTAAAAACACTAAATACGAGAgtaaaaattaaacaaacacacatgaacggCGTGTCGGGCCATCTCAAAAAATAGCTCAAAACCTCAACCAGGCTTGACCTGGATAAATCAAGGTTAAAAAAGAATGATGACACCTGTCTAAACGTTGGGTGCATGGTTGGGAGCTCATGATGATCCATGTGTGTGGGACAGCACCTGCAGGAACATGGCCGAGTCCTTCTGGTAGATGGTGACCAGCTGGATGTTGGCGATGGTGTCGATGAGGCCCATTGCCAGGCCAGACACGGCCATGGCGACAGCCAGCAGCAGGACATTATTGCACAGGGGGATGATGGCAAATACCACCGAGATGACCACGGCAGAGACAAACAGGGTTGACAAGGCACTGAACAACCTTCAGACAaacgaaaaaaaacaataagaaatgtttttttgtccACTTTGTCTCAAAGGGAGAGTGGATTGGTTACTATGAGTTAGTGAACAGGTTCAGTATGGTCGGGGTCCATGTGGCCTGTCATTCAGGCTCATGCTTTACTCACGTTTTCTTGAACACACCCGCGATGGAGCTTCCGATCAGCAGGCAGAATTGCTGGGCAAAGAACACCCAGGTGATCTGACTGAGCGTGGAGCTGGTCTGACACTGCAGGTCCAATATGGTGGGTCCCAGGAAGGCAATGCATAGTCCGAAACTAAAGAACACACTCCAGTAGGTCAAGGTGTGATGGGCattatttttaaaaagtgtTAGAATCCGCTCCTCTATAAACATCTTACTAATACtattttgacagtatttgagtTTGAGTTTGTTCGGTAAATCTAGGTGAAACAAAATAAGTACTTTGCTCCACTTAATGTGTTCAACACAACACTGTTAGCTACAGAGGATGCCTGCACACTGACCAGTGGTTTGCTTTGCATGTTTGATATCTTTTAAAGTGTTTAGTCTGAGTTCCCTCCCCTCTGGTTTGCTTAACTGAAAAGGatgttttctctccctctccctggttAATAGGTAAGgtaaagaatccttacaaaaataaagctGCTTCAATTGGTTCAATGATTGCTGATGACCAGCCGGAACATGACAGATCATCTGTGGTGTGCAATGTTATCTGAGACAATACAGATGTATGTGCTGCTACCATGTTAAGCTCATAGTTTGTCAAATACAAATATGGTTGCATAAATGTGCAACAGGCCAATGCAGAATTGGGCATGAAGACAAAGATCTTTCATATGGATAAATATCAATATGGTTGTATACATATGTGAAATATGCCTTTACAGAATGGGGCAAAAGAGAAAGATGTTTCAAATGAACAGACCCAACTCtcaatctcttcctctctttataATGATCCCTGAATATTTACTGTATGTGAGTGTACCAGCAGCAACTGTTTCTTTAAATAAAAGTGAAATGATAACAATTTCAACTGCAGGGAAATCCCTGTTAAGGGATAAACATTTAGCTGAAAGTACACATGTGTGTCAATGTTGATTAAAGTATGAATGAGATTATATGCTACCTGGCCTCCTTAATCATTGTAGGGATGAGTAAAAATCGGCCACTTGTGTGACAAGTGGTCACTTCCGGCGGGATGAACTTTGGACGTGCTCACGCAACAATTACTTATTTCAACAATTACTTATTTCTCTTGAAATCATCTTTTCAATCTATACCAGATGTCTCCATTATTTTAGATGTCAGAGATGTGATCTCCATAGTTGGTGGGAGATTTTCTTAACTTATTGTCAATAAACTTGGCTTGTGAATGTGGTACTTTGTTTGGAGCACTATAAGGGAACCACAGTTAAAGTCAAACGATTGTCCAAAAGGCATTGGCTACTAGTGGCTTTAGCGGTGTAACTGATTTGCCAGCATCTGTTCTTGCTAGGCCAGAGATATGGTTAGGAAACTAAACCCAGAAAACATGAATACCTTGTTGTTGTACAAAAGGCATTCATTAACATTCACTTCCTGTCCCTGAGATGAAGCAACATCAAGTcacttatttcatttttttacttAT
Encoded here:
- the LOC115548995 gene encoding acidic mammalian chitinase, with amino-acid sequence MGKLLVVAALALLFNAQLGSAFKLSCYFTNWAQYRPPPTIYMPTNIDPCLCTHLLYAFATMKNNMLATYEWNDVELYSQFNGLKNQNGELKTLLSVGGWNFGSAGFSAMVASPTNRQTFINSVVVFLRKYEFDGLDIDWEYPALRGSPPEDKHYYSVLLQEMRAAFEAEAKKTSRARLLLSAAVAAGQGNIETAYEIPALGQALDMINVMTYDFHGSWDPMTGEVSPLFKGPEDHGGFIYFNVDYAMNYWKDNGAPADKLMVGFPTYGNTFTLRNPANHGVGAPTAGAGTPGKYTQEAGELAYFEICDFLKGGTEVWNAVQDVPYAYKGNQWVGYDNMKSFQIKVDWVKKNNFAGAMVWTLDMDDYSGTFCNQGKYPLINVLKKGLGLESASCTAPATPLPPIKGVTSDGGSSSGGGSSSGGGSSSGGGSSSGGGSSSGGGSDPGTKGMSATFCVGKGNGMFPDPTNKNQFYQCSMGKTYFQHCTNGLVFDTSCSCCNWA
- the mfsd4ab gene encoding major facilitator superfamily domain-containing protein 4B, with the protein product MFIEERILTLFKNNAHHTLTYWSVFFSFGLCIAFLGPTILDLQCQTSSTLSQITWVFFAQQFCLLIGSSIAGVFKKTLFSALSTLFVSAVVISVVFAIIPLCNNVLLLAVAMAVSGLAMGLIDTIANIQLVTIYQKDSAMFLQALHFFIGFGALVSPLIADPFLSESGCGNHTGNATQAMIHHHRNMLRNSPMASHSFNESIGAPEGPHGEESIVHYAFWIMSIINLPVPLAVLFLMYRERLFPCSPSSPSLMDKDELALEHQQGDTETPEAGGHGSIFSCCQNDNLRGLPVSFFMIHIMGGLVLFMTDGIVGAYAGFVYTYAVEEPMSLPHKTAGYLASIFWAAITVGRLVSIPLNYRFKPVKLLLVNLVGVIVTVLMLLIFYTNKIFLFVGTGFCGLFLSSIFPCMLAFTEDVLDYQGCATTVLVTSAGMGEMVMTLLVGTIIESQGSYSFLVIGLVVACLGFMAFMGLMFFNRMHRNYLTGTAKKSTMVEVTVARQNGAVGAEQTGAEGS